The DNA segment TAAAACAGTTAAAAATTCCGTTGCTTTACCATTTACATAGTATTTTTCTGTAGCTATTGCAGTTTCTCCTATAAAATTTCCTGTACAAAGTGTTGCTAAAGAAATTTCTTCATTTTTTTCATTACGCTTAAATATATTTATACATCCATCTACTATTATATAAAATTTTGAGTCTTGTTCTCCTTCTTTAAATACCATTTCATTGTCATTAAAAAACTTAATATTTGTAATTTGTGCGATTTCTTTTATTTCTTCTTCTGTAAAAATTCCAAATTCTTTTATACTTTTTATTTTATTTGTCTTATCTTCTAAACTCATATTTTTTTGTTTTTCTTTAGCATCTATATTTTGTTTAGATAAATTATCACTTTCCATTATTTTTCTAATTTGATATCTATTTTGTATAGTAAAATCAATTATTTTTTGCCATTTTTTTTGTATATGTCTATATTGAGTAAAAGGATCTTTTTCTTTTACTGCTTCATATTTACTTATATAAATATTTTTCATAGTCTCCTTTGAAGCTTCCATATCACCTTCTGCTAAATATTCTAAGGATAATAATACATTGGTCTTATATATTTTATCTTCTAAATCATTTTTTAAAAACTCACCAGGATAAGGATCAAAATCCTCTGGTTTTACTATGGTCATATTATTTACAGCATATTGTGAAGATAGCTTTGCTCTTTCATACATAAATCTATAAATATCTTCTCTAAATCTTTGCCATACTGGATGATTTTTTTTAGGAGGAAGATGTTTTACAGAAAGCTTATTATCTAAAAAGAAATTAAATCCAAACATCTTTGAATTAATTAAATAATCAATATCTTCCCCTCTTGTAATATTAGGGTCAAAGGCTATAAGTTGATAAAGATTCTTGTGAATTACCATTGCTCCACCAAAAGCAAAAGGAGTTTGTTTTAATCTTGGTTCACAACCTATAATTTTATCA comes from the Senegalia massiliensis genome and includes:
- a CDS encoding cyclic nucleotide-binding domain-containing protein, translating into MRETVVIPTYWSRKSTEGWKKGDAIYDHPTPVDKEGTLKRTLESLKNLNDKDFKLVILLCPTTIDIEKEAEEKVKDIINSVDMGIETFLFTPRSLRTIKSIFKSSDLKREIIDMMSLKGYSNVRNMCLFSAHILASDVVILIDDDEIIENKNFISMSKKYIGKRIYGEIIYGVAGYYLNKHDEYYDDVDMEPWMTYWDRFGSKAKAFDKIIGCEPRLKQTPFAFGGAMVIHKNLYQLIAFDPNITRGEDIDYLINSKMFGFNFFLDNKLSVKHLPPKKNHPVWQRFREDIYRFMYERAKLSSQYAVNNMTIVKPEDFDPYPGEFLKNDLEDKIYKTNVLLSLEYLAEGDMEASKETMKNIYISKYEAVKEKDPFTQYRHIQKKWQKIIDFTIQNRYQIRKIMESDNLSKQNIDAKEKQKNMSLEDKTNKIKSIKEFGIFTEEEIKEIAQITNIKFFNDNEMVFKEGEQDSKFYIIVDGCINIFKRNEKNEEISLATLCTGNFIGETAIATEKYYVNGKATEFLTVLSLEQSQIEEIVRSKPQMGMKFLQIFVEKLSYKLGKTNKLYADYLLQTSHLEDMS